One window of the Dethiobacter alkaliphilus AHT 1 genome contains the following:
- a CDS encoding Veg family protein: MLAATNALLQIRRSLETHVGQQIRLRAHRGRRKTLEKVGVLENTYPSIFVVRIDEPNYNQRLSFSYADVLTETVELTLMQKARESKTKNLA, translated from the coding sequence ATGTTGGCAGCCACCAATGCGCTTTTACAAATCAGGCGCAGCCTGGAAACTCACGTGGGACAGCAAATACGCTTGCGAGCCCACCGGGGTCGCCGGAAAACGCTGGAAAAAGTTGGTGTACTTGAGAATACCTATCCCTCTATCTTTGTGGTAAGAATTGATGAGCCCAACTATAATCAGCGACTTTCCTTTTCCTATGCAGACGTTTTAACGGAAACTGTCGAGCTGACACTGATGCAAAAAGCACGGGAAAGTAAGACGAAAAATCTGGCATAA
- a CDS encoding DUF3794 and LysM peptidoglycan-binding domain-containing protein — protein MGKDDHVVALECISELLKVEQVVGENASQTSVIRDVTLPDRVRKITEVDATLRNVRGRVIENKVVVEGIVHKQIFYVDDDTGQLKEFTVPEERFVHFVDVPGAMPGMNVQVHGRIEFVGHDFIKEIVDNKKKGRADEGSASEETGAQEVDANWGKPGFPSKPEKPDRVESLFRQTVVLELFAKVTETMQLNVVVDAVGIPEDRVMTELLKVDSVIGEGAAQAKVRADIDFDRPARKIQRIDSEVRNVTARVIENKVVVEGVLHKQIFFVGADDDVVYEVSVDEPFTHFVDIPGAFPGANVQVFPRVEFVNVVIDNYDPTMGVQTAIIDIFVKVTETVQVDVVTDIRDVPVTKELLKVSQVIGEGARQETIVANLQAPAPARKIAGPPDTRFENVEARVIENKVIVEGDLVKQIFFVRDGEVPEVLEFEVTERFTVFVDIPGAMPGHVVQVYPRVEFTDFEIDPQDRTQIRQTSVIEVFVKVTEFVQLEVVTDCEVAPVPSVTIYVVQPGDTLFKIAKKFSVTVDEILAANPDITDPNVIFPGQKIFIPRK, from the coding sequence ATGGGTAAAGATGATCATGTTGTTGCGCTGGAATGTATCAGCGAACTGTTGAAGGTGGAGCAGGTCGTTGGTGAAAACGCCTCACAGACCTCTGTCATCAGAGATGTAACCCTGCCGGACAGAGTTCGTAAAATCACCGAAGTAGACGCCACCCTTCGCAATGTCCGGGGCCGTGTAATTGAAAATAAGGTGGTAGTGGAAGGTATCGTCCATAAGCAAATTTTCTATGTGGATGATGATACCGGCCAGTTGAAGGAGTTTACGGTACCGGAAGAAAGATTTGTACATTTTGTGGATGTGCCCGGTGCAATGCCCGGCATGAATGTGCAGGTACATGGAAGAATTGAGTTTGTTGGCCATGACTTTATCAAGGAAATAGTGGATAACAAGAAAAAAGGCAGGGCCGACGAGGGTTCGGCAAGTGAGGAGACCGGAGCACAGGAAGTTGACGCCAACTGGGGTAAGCCGGGTTTCCCAAGCAAGCCTGAAAAGCCCGACAGGGTAGAATCTCTGTTTAGGCAGACAGTGGTTCTGGAATTGTTTGCCAAGGTCACTGAGACCATGCAGCTCAATGTTGTTGTGGATGCAGTTGGCATTCCGGAAGACCGGGTAATGACCGAACTACTCAAGGTGGATAGTGTAATAGGTGAGGGCGCAGCGCAGGCAAAAGTGCGGGCCGACATCGATTTTGACCGTCCGGCGCGCAAGATTCAACGGATAGATTCAGAGGTCAGAAATGTCACAGCCCGGGTCATTGAAAACAAAGTGGTTGTGGAAGGTGTGCTCCACAAACAGATTTTCTTTGTGGGTGCCGATGATGATGTAGTGTATGAAGTTTCCGTTGATGAGCCGTTTACCCACTTTGTGGATATTCCCGGAGCTTTTCCCGGCGCCAATGTGCAGGTCTTCCCCAGGGTGGAATTTGTCAATGTTGTAATTGACAACTATGATCCTACCATGGGAGTTCAGACCGCCATCATCGACATATTCGTCAAAGTGACGGAAACGGTTCAGGTGGATGTAGTTACCGATATCAGAGATGTGCCGGTAACAAAAGAATTGCTGAAGGTTTCCCAGGTTATAGGCGAAGGCGCACGTCAGGAAACTATTGTGGCCAATCTTCAGGCGCCTGCTCCGGCCAGAAAGATTGCCGGTCCGCCGGACACCCGTTTTGAAAACGTGGAAGCGCGAGTCATAGAGAACAAAGTTATTGTCGAGGGCGATCTGGTCAAACAAATCTTTTTTGTCCGGGATGGGGAAGTTCCTGAAGTTTTGGAGTTCGAGGTAACTGAACGCTTCACTGTATTTGTGGATATCCCCGGGGCCATGCCCGGCCATGTGGTGCAGGTTTATCCCCGTGTGGAATTCACCGATTTTGAAATCGATCCCCAGGATCGCACACAAATCCGTCAGACTTCAGTGATTGAAGTATTTGTTAAGGTAACGGAGTTTGTCCAGCTGGAAGTTGTAACAGACTGTGAAGTGGCTCCCGTTCCTTCAGTGACCATTTATGTGGTTCAGCCCGGCGACACACTCTTTAAGATCGCCAAAAAATTCAGTGTTACAGTTGATGAAATTCTGGCGGCAAACCCGGACATCACCGATCCTAACGTGATTTTCCCGGGTCAGAAGATCTTTATTCCAAGAAAATAA
- a CDS encoding LysM peptidoglycan-binding domain-containing protein, giving the protein MGNEKFEHISRVLPLILAAGETELDFSLLWSLPGNVSEYNEPELTVMDVEAQALENQICIRFSINQETYYVDEKTGLVEKASTTHQQTRLLPVDNIKPGDLVQVDVAADLRGNWQAVRSKDGTSFKGDCRLSVGYTVQEQQEVMFYKPAQLDGEILAESLSVESIHSRFARTIDLAIPAEFTEAPASLAKIEAELVNVKATSLFAWVKVEGEVVAQLPYLNNEGQPCEEMVVYPVKQYLEVPEARPDMEVAPGGRVEIFTCQHEDGEKAGTLRGLLHIQGRLSRLEPLNVALQARSHQSFYHGHKPHQYPHDKPFWLEQVVGTGSSQTLIQREIIFVRRARKVREPVDARVRNLRHEIIPNKVIVRGVLHKQIMAVDAETSVVFSQDVREDFVHFVDVPGASPGMRAHVDARVEFVKVDIHPGGETARQVTIIEIRVKVTRPVKKDVVVSPISPPHKPVKPPAKPEKRVYTVRSGDSVWKIANMFGVSMESIIRANNLQNPDLIFPGQQLIIPR; this is encoded by the coding sequence ATGGGAAATGAAAAGTTTGAACACATCAGTCGTGTTCTGCCGTTAATATTGGCGGCGGGAGAAACAGAGTTGGATTTTTCGTTATTGTGGTCTTTGCCCGGAAATGTTAGTGAGTATAATGAGCCGGAACTGACAGTTATGGATGTGGAGGCCCAGGCGCTTGAAAATCAGATCTGTATACGTTTTTCCATTAATCAGGAAACCTACTACGTGGACGAGAAAACAGGCCTGGTGGAGAAAGCATCCACCACCCATCAGCAAACCCGTCTTTTGCCTGTGGACAACATAAAGCCGGGCGATCTGGTTCAAGTTGATGTGGCAGCAGACCTGCGGGGAAACTGGCAAGCGGTACGCAGCAAGGACGGTACATCATTTAAAGGAGACTGCCGTTTGTCAGTGGGCTATACCGTACAGGAGCAGCAGGAGGTAATGTTTTATAAGCCCGCGCAGCTGGATGGCGAGATTCTGGCAGAGTCGTTGAGCGTTGAGTCCATCCACAGCCGGTTTGCGCGAACCATCGATTTGGCAATTCCGGCAGAGTTTACAGAAGCACCCGCCAGTTTGGCAAAAATTGAAGCAGAACTGGTTAATGTTAAAGCAACCAGTCTCTTTGCCTGGGTTAAAGTGGAGGGGGAAGTGGTAGCTCAGTTACCTTACCTAAACAATGAGGGCCAGCCCTGTGAGGAGATGGTTGTCTATCCTGTAAAACAATATCTGGAGGTGCCTGAAGCGCGGCCGGATATGGAGGTTGCGCCCGGTGGCAGGGTGGAGATATTTACCTGCCAGCATGAAGACGGGGAAAAAGCAGGGACACTGCGCGGTTTGCTGCATATCCAGGGACGTTTGTCACGGCTTGAACCCCTTAATGTTGCTCTGCAGGCTCGCAGTCATCAGTCTTTTTACCATGGCCATAAACCTCACCAGTACCCCCATGATAAACCTTTCTGGTTAGAGCAGGTGGTGGGCACCGGTTCTTCGCAGACTTTGATTCAGCGGGAAATTATTTTTGTCAGGCGGGCCAGAAAAGTACGGGAGCCGGTGGATGCCAGAGTCCGAAACCTGCGCCATGAAATTATCCCCAACAAAGTCATCGTCCGGGGCGTACTGCATAAGCAGATAATGGCTGTGGATGCAGAAACCAGTGTGGTATTTTCCCAGGATGTCCGTGAGGATTTTGTTCATTTTGTAGACGTACCCGGTGCCTCTCCGGGCATGCGAGCCCACGTGGACGCCAGGGTAGAGTTTGTAAAAGTAGATATTCATCCGGGGGGAGAGACTGCCCGCCAGGTAACCATCATCGAGATTCGGGTCAAGGTGACCCGTCCGGTGAAAAAGGATGTGGTGGTAAGCCCCATAAGCCCGCCGCACAAGCCTGTCAAGCCTCCGGCAAAGCCTGAGAAAAGAGTTTATACAGTTCGCTCCGGCGACTCGGTCTGGAAGATTGCCAATATGTTTGGTGTTTCCATGGAGTCCATCATCAGAGCCAACAATCTGCAAAACCCCGATCTGATCTTTCCCGGCCAGCAATTGATTATCCCCCGCTAA
- a CDS encoding CAP domain-containing protein — protein MHKKWTSIFSLALFITLMIGFSSVAEATTTRFVFRYTSNGWQRISSPAQNNNRVTYAFYQAERGENLFRISKRHDTTVTELMRLNRLSGTGIRARQLLLVPVRTPDPKPEPQPEPQPEPQPEPQPEPQPEPQPEPQPEPQPQPEPKPEPKPEPQPDPVEQPVSGLTQEEQQMLDLVNHERTSRGLPALQADLEVTRLARLKSQDMIDYNYFSHQSPTYGSPFDMMRNAGVSYRTAGENLAGNSSVERAHTALMNSPGHRANILNPDFTHIGIGIITGGRYGKMFTQMFVGR, from the coding sequence TTGCACAAGAAATGGACAAGCATCTTTTCCCTGGCACTATTTATCACCTTGATGATTGGTTTCTCCTCTGTGGCGGAAGCAACCACCACCCGTTTTGTTTTCCGTTACACATCCAACGGATGGCAGCGAATTTCTTCACCGGCCCAAAATAACAACCGGGTTACATATGCTTTTTACCAGGCAGAACGCGGTGAAAATCTCTTCCGCATCAGCAAAAGGCATGATACCACCGTAACAGAGCTTATGCGCTTAAATCGTCTCTCCGGCACTGGCATTCGTGCCAGGCAGCTGTTATTGGTTCCTGTCCGGACTCCTGACCCCAAGCCGGAACCGCAACCGGAACCGCAACCGGAACCGCAGCCGGAACCACAACCGGAACCACAACCGGAACCGCAGCCGGAGCCGCAGCCCGAACCACAACCACAACCTGAGCCCAAGCCCGAGCCTAAGCCGGAGCCACAACCGGATCCCGTTGAGCAGCCGGTAAGCGGTCTGACCCAAGAAGAACAGCAGATGCTGGATTTGGTAAATCACGAACGGACAAGCCGGGGATTGCCGGCACTGCAGGCCGATCTGGAGGTGACCCGGCTTGCCAGGCTGAAAAGTCAGGATATGATTGATTACAACTACTTTTCACATCAGTCTCCCACATACGGTTCCCCCTTTGATATGATGCGCAATGCCGGGGTTAGCTACCGTACCGCAGGAGAGAACCTGGCCGGAAACTCGTCGGTGGAGAGAGCCCATACCGCTCTCATGAATTCTCCCGGACACCGGGCAAATATCCTAAACCCTGATTTCACCCATATCGGTATAGGCATCATCACCGGCGGCCGCTATGGTAAGATGTTTACCCAGATGTTTGTGGGCAGATAA
- a CDS encoding L,D-transpeptidase family protein, which produces MTRIEINRLMKKLTFYHQGQYYKTYPIAIGKPDTPTPLGEFSVYEKNPRPHQMLGTRWMAFTYQRHGIHGTFNPWTIGTAATAGCVRMYNEDVEELFPLTPIGTPVIIFEKEEKVKIPEHIGKEVYQVRPGDTVETIARRFRITPEQLIHFNKIKFPKYLHPGKLLVIPKFE; this is translated from the coding sequence ATGACACGCATAGAAATAAACCGGCTGATGAAGAAATTAACTTTCTACCATCAGGGCCAGTATTACAAAACATACCCCATCGCCATCGGTAAACCTGACACACCCACCCCTCTGGGCGAGTTCAGTGTTTACGAGAAAAACCCGCGTCCTCACCAAATGCTGGGAACCCGCTGGATGGCATTTACATACCAGCGGCACGGAATCCACGGCACCTTTAACCCCTGGACCATCGGCACAGCAGCCACCGCCGGATGTGTCCGCATGTATAACGAAGACGTGGAAGAGCTGTTCCCGCTTACCCCCATCGGAACACCGGTCATCATCTTTGAAAAAGAAGAAAAAGTCAAAATTCCGGAGCATATCGGCAAAGAGGTTTACCAGGTCCGCCCCGGCGACACGGTGGAAACCATTGCCCGGCGCTTCCGAATCACCCCGGAACAATTAATCCACTTCAACAAAATCAAGTTCCCCAAATACCTGCACCCCGGCAAATTGCTGGTCATCCCCAAGTTTGAATAA
- a CDS encoding small, acid-soluble spore protein, alpha/beta type, which produces MSPRRKPIMSDALKEEIAEELGVANVVRQDGWGSVSSRDCGNLVKMAIERAEKALMNGQ; this is translated from the coding sequence ATGAGTCCGAGGCGTAAACCGATTATGTCCGATGCTCTTAAAGAGGAAATAGCCGAAGAGCTGGGAGTAGCTAATGTGGTGCGTCAGGATGGTTGGGGCAGTGTTTCTTCCAGGGACTGTGGTAACTTGGTGAAGATGGCCATTGAACGTGCAGAAAAAGCTCTGATGAATGGACAGTAA